One Oncorhynchus clarkii lewisi isolate Uvic-CL-2024 chromosome 28, UVic_Ocla_1.0, whole genome shotgun sequence genomic region harbors:
- the LOC139387119 gene encoding medium-chain specific acyl-CoA dehydrogenase, mitochondrial, whose amino-acid sequence MLFNKALRGGVQSVLRLQSTNAAAVAATSSQNAPSTGFCFEMTDQQKEFQELARKFSREEIVPVAAAYDRSGEYPFPIIKRAWELGLMNSHIPEDCGGMGLGIFDSCLITEELAYGCTGVQTAIEANSLGQMPVIIAGNDFQKKKYLGRMTEEPLMCAYGVTEPGAGSDVAGLKTRAEKKGDEYVVNGQKMWITNGGKANWYFLLARTDADPKCPTSKAFTGFIVDADSPGILVGRKELNMGQRCSDTRGITFEDVRIPKENVLIGEGAGFKIAMGAFDKTRPPVAAGATGLAQRALDEATGYALERKTFGKLIAEHQAVSFLLAEMAMKVELARMGWQRSAWEVDNGRRNTYYASIAKAFAGDIANQVASDAVQVFGGNGFNSEYPVEKLMRDAKIYQIYEGTAQIQRLIISREHFGRFKK is encoded by the exons ATGCTTTTCAACAAG GCTCTGAGAGGGGGCGTGCAGTCTGTCCTGCGGCTCCAGAGTACCAATGCTGCAGCCGTGGCCGCTACCAGCTCTCAAAATGCTCCGTCAACAGGGTTCTGCTTTG AGATGACAGACCAACAGAAAGAGTTTCAGGAGCTAGCCAGGAAGTTTTCCCGGGAGGAGATTGTCCCTGTTGCAGCAGCCTACGACAGGAGTGGAGAA TATCCTTTCCCCATCATCAAGAGAGCATGGGAGCTGGGCCTGATGAACTCTCACATTCCAGAGGACTGTGGTGGAATGGGTCTGGGCATATTTGACTCCTGCCTCATCACAGAAGAGCTGGCCTATGGTTGCACAGGAGTTCAGACTGCTATCGAAGCCAACTCTCTCGGT CAAATGCCAGTGATCATAGCCGGTAATGATTTCCAGAAGAAGAAGTACCTgggcagaatgacagaggaaCCTCTCATGTGT GCGTACGGTGTGACGGAGCCTGGCGCGGGCTCTGACGTGGCGGGCCTGAAGACGCGGGCGGAGAAGAAAGGAGACGAGTACGTTGTTAACGGTCAGAAGATGTGGATCACCAACGGAGGCAAAGCCAACTG GTATTTCCTGCTGGCCCGTACTGATGCTGACCCTAAGTGTCCAACCAGCAAGGCTTTCACAGGCTTCATCGTTGACGCGGATTCACCTGGAATACTAGTCGGCAGGAAG gagtTGAACATGGGTCAGCGGTGTTCAGACACCAGAGGAATCACCTTTGAGGACGTCCGGATACCCAAGGAGAACGTTCTGATTGGAGAAGGAGCTGGCTTCAAGATTGCCATGGGAGCCTTTGACAAGACCAGACCACCA GTGGCAGCAGGCGCTACAGGTCTGGCTCAGAGAGCTCTGGATGAAGCCACTGGCTACGCTCTGGAGAGGAAGACCTTCGGGAAACTCATCGCTGAG cACCAGGCGGTGTCGTTCCTGTTAGCTGAGATGGCCATGAAGGTGGAGCTGGCCAGGATGGGCTGGCAGAGGTCAGCGTGGGAGGTTGACAACGGGAGGAGGAACACCTACTACGCCTCCATCGCTAAGGCATTCGCCGGAGACATCGCCAACCAGGTGGCCAGCGACGCCGTGCAGGTGTTTGGAGGAAACGGCTTCAACTCTGAATACCCCGTAGAGAAACTGATGAGGGATGCCAAGATCTACCAG ATCTATGAAGGCACAGCCCAGATCCAGAGGCTAATCATCTCCCGTGAACACTTCGGCAGGTTCAAGAAATGA
- the LOC139386861 gene encoding small ribosomal subunit protein eS8 — MGISRDNWHKRRKTGGKRKPYHKKRKYELGRPPANTKIGPRRIHTVRTRGGNKKYRALRVDVGNFSWGSECCTRKTRLIDVVYNASNNELVRTKTLVKNCIVLVDSLPYRQWYEAHFATPLGRKKGAKLTPEEEEVINKKRSKKIQKKFDERKKNCKISPLLEEQFMQGKLLACIASKPGQCGRVDGYILEGKELEFYLRKIKAKKGK, encoded by the exons ATGG GTATCTCTAGGGACAACTGGCATAAACGCCGCAAGACCGGCGGCAAACGCAAACCCTACCACAAGAAGAGGAAGTATGAACTGGGTCGCCCCCCTGCAAACACAAAG ATTGGACCTCGCCGTATTCACACGGTGAGGACCCGCGGTGGCAACAAGAAGTACCGCGCTCTGAGGGTCGACGTAGGTAACTTCTCATGGGGCTCTGAGT GCTGCACTCGTAAGACCAGGCTCATTGATGTGGTGTACAACGCCTCCAACAACGAGTTGGTGAGAACCAAGACCTTGGTGAAGAACTGCATCGTTCTCGTCGACAGCCTGCCTTACAGGCAGTGGTATGAGGCCCACTTCGCCACTCCTCTGGGACGCAAGAAGGGAGCCAAGCTG ACtcccgaggaggaagaggtgatcAACAAGAAGAGGTCGAAGAAGATTCAGAAGAAGTTTGACGAGCGCAAGAAGAACTGCAAGATCAGCCCTCTCCTGGAAGAACAGTTCATGCAGGGGAAACTCCTCG catgcATTGCCTCCAAGCCGGGCCAGTGCGGCAGGGTGGATGGCTACATTTTGGAGGGCAAGGAGCTGGAGTTCTACCTGAGGAAGATCAAGGCCAAGAAGGGCAAATAG